Proteins encoded by one window of Rutidosis leptorrhynchoides isolate AG116_Rl617_1_P2 chromosome 7, CSIRO_AGI_Rlap_v1, whole genome shotgun sequence:
- the LOC139857742 gene encoding very-long-chain (3R)-3-hydroxyacyl-CoA dehydratase PASTICCINO 2-like isoform X1 gives MAGAVRRMYLITYNWLVCAGWFQVLYIALKTLIESGHNHVYEAIEKPLLLAQSAAFFEILHSVIGLVRSPISAALPQISSRLYVVWGILYSFQEVQTHPLVSAMIISWCITEIIRYSFFGMKETFGSAPFWLLWLRYSTFLILYPLGIGSEVYLIYKALPYIKESGFCSARMPNKWNFSFDYFYCAILVLGVYIPGAPHLYGYMLGQRKKTLYKSRRE, from the exons ATGGCGGGAGCTGTGAGGCGAATGTATCTGATCACTTACAATTGGCTTGTTTGCGCAGGATG GTTTCAAGTGTTGTATATAGCTTTAAAAACCCTAATTGAATCAGGACACAACCATGTGTATGAGGCAATAGAAAAGCCCCTGTTATTAGCTCAATCTGCTGCCTTTTTTGAG ATTCTTCATTCTGTGATAG GTTTAGTAAGATCTCCAATTTCAGCTGCACTTCCTCAAATTAGTTCGAGGTTATATGTAGTTTGGGGAATCCTGTATAGTTTTCAAGAG GTTCAGACTCATCCATTAGTTAGCGCTATGATTATCAGTTGGTGTATCACCGAG ATTATTCGATATTCTTTCTTTGGTATGAAGGAGACATTTGGTTCTGCGCCCTTCTGGCTTTTATGGCTAAG GTATAGCACCTTTCTCATACTGTATCCATTGGGCATTGGCAGTGAAGTTTATCTAATCTATAAAGCGTTACCATATATAAAG GAATCTGGATTTTGTTCTGCAAGGATGCCTAACAAATGGAACTTTTCATTTGATTACTTCTATTGTGCGATCTTGGTACTTGGAGTTTACATACCAG GGGCCCCACATTTGTATGGTTATATGCTTGGACAGAGGAAAAAAACTTTATACAAATCAAGGAGGGAGTGA
- the LOC139857742 gene encoding very-long-chain (3R)-3-hydroxyacyl-CoA dehydratase PASTICCINO 2A-like isoform X2 has protein sequence MAGAVRRMYLITYNWLVCAGWFQVLYIALKTLIESGHNHVYEAIEKPLLLAQSAAFFEILHSVIGLVRSPISAALPQISSRLYVVWGILYSFQEIIRYSFFGMKETFGSAPFWLLWLRYSTFLILYPLGIGSEVYLIYKALPYIKESGFCSARMPNKWNFSFDYFYCAILVLGVYIPGAPHLYGYMLGQRKKTLYKSRRE, from the exons ATGGCGGGAGCTGTGAGGCGAATGTATCTGATCACTTACAATTGGCTTGTTTGCGCAGGATG GTTTCAAGTGTTGTATATAGCTTTAAAAACCCTAATTGAATCAGGACACAACCATGTGTATGAGGCAATAGAAAAGCCCCTGTTATTAGCTCAATCTGCTGCCTTTTTTGAG ATTCTTCATTCTGTGATAG GTTTAGTAAGATCTCCAATTTCAGCTGCACTTCCTCAAATTAGTTCGAGGTTATATGTAGTTTGGGGAATCCTGTATAGTTTTCAAGAG ATTATTCGATATTCTTTCTTTGGTATGAAGGAGACATTTGGTTCTGCGCCCTTCTGGCTTTTATGGCTAAG GTATAGCACCTTTCTCATACTGTATCCATTGGGCATTGGCAGTGAAGTTTATCTAATCTATAAAGCGTTACCATATATAAAG GAATCTGGATTTTGTTCTGCAAGGATGCCTAACAAATGGAACTTTTCATTTGATTACTTCTATTGTGCGATCTTGGTACTTGGAGTTTACATACCAG GGGCCCCACATTTGTATGGTTATATGCTTGGACAGAGGAAAAAAACTTTATACAAATCAAGGAGGGAGTGA
- the LOC139857191 gene encoding O-fucosyltransferase 39-like — protein MGPHRHHNGGLFFTALLIIFLPLSAHASTPSSILLDSNASKLRHSRLFNSALQHKASNEQLADLWTSSSNQGWKPFVESTSASSLLPESTGFIQVFLDGGLNQQRMGICDAVAVAKILNATLMVPYLEVNPVWQDTSSFTDIFDVDHFVNILKDDISIIRELPDEYAWSTREYYASAIRSTRVKNAPLHASANWYLENVSPVLESYGIVAISPFSHRLAFDNMPIEIQRLRCKVNFEALVFVPHVRSLGEAIVSRLRYPIVENIDAVGTKYLRQVVDTKDGHGAGKFVSLHLRFDKDMAAHSACDFGGGKAEKVALAKYRQAIWQGRVMNSRFTDEELRNQGRCPLTPEEIGLLLAALGFDNSTRLYLASHKVYGGEARIAALRKLFPYMEDKKSLASSEERAHIKGKASLSAAVDYYVSMHSDIFISASPGNMHNAMLGHRTYLNLKTIRPNMALLGQIFMNKSMSWSEFQEAVVEGQRNRLGEFKERKPKQSIYTYPVPDCVCQQL, from the exons ATGGGCCCACACCGCCACCATAATGGTGGTTTGTTTTTTACTGCTTTATTGATCATCTTTTTGCCTCTTTCTGCTCATGCCTCCACTCCATCATCAATTCTGTTG GATTCAAATGCTTCAAAGCTTCGACACTCACGTCTATTCAATAGCGCGCTACAACACAAAGCT TCAAATGAACAATTAGCTGATCTCTGGACTTCGTCATCCAATCAAGGATGGAAACCATTTGTCGAATCCACCTCTGCCTCTT CATTGTTACCGGAATCCACGGGGTTCATCCAGGTGTTCCTTGACGGAGGATTGAACCAGCAAAGAATGGGG ATATGTGATGCAGTTGCTGTTGCTAAAATTTTAAACGCAACACTCATGGTACCATATCTTGAAGTAAATCCAGTTTGGCAAGAcactag CTCATTCACGGATATTTTCGATGTCGATCATTTTGTGAATATATTGAAGGATGACATATCAATAATTAGAGAGTTACCcgatgaatatgcatggagtacaCGTGAATATTATGCTTCAGCTATTAGATCTACCCGAGTTAAAAATGCACCTCTTCATGCTTCCGCTAATTGGTATCTTGAAAACGTCTCCCCTGTTCTAGAGAG TTACGGGATTGTTGCGATATCTCCGTTTTCGCATCGACTAGCTTTTGATAACATGCCGATTGAAATACAACGGTTACGTTGCAAAGTCAACTTTGAAGCGTTAGTTTTTGTTCCTCATGTTAGAAGTCTCGGTGAGGCAATTGTAAGTCGTCTTCGATATCCAATAGTGGAAAATATCGACGCGGTCGGTACTAAATACCTTCGGCAAGTTGTTGATACTAAAGATGGACATGGAGCAGGCAAGTTTGTTTCCCTACACTTGCGGTTTGACAAG GATATGGCGGCTCATTCGGCTTGTGATTTTGGTGGAGGAAAAGCTGAAAAAGTGGCTCTGGCTAAATACCGACAAGCAATTTGGCAAGGAAGAGTCATGAACTCACGGTTCACGGACGAGGAATTACGAAACCAGGGACGTTGCCCATTGACCCCCGAAGAAATCGGTTTATTGCTAGCAGCCTTAGGTTTCGACAATAGTACCCGTCTGTACCTTGCTTCACATAAG GTGTACGGTGGAGAAGCTAGGATCGCGGCGTTACGAAAATTATTTCCGTATATGGAAGATAAAAAGAGCCTCGCTTCATCAGAAGAACGGGCCCACATAAAAGGAAAAGCTTCTTTGTCCGCAGCGGTTGATTATTATGTTAGCATGCATAGTGACATTTTCATTTCGGCTTCACCAGGAAATATGCACAATGCAATG TTGGGACATAGAACGTACCTCAACTTGAAGACAATAAGGCCAAACATGGCATTATTGGGTCAAATCTTCATGAACAAAAGCATGAGTTGGTCAGAATTTCAAGAAGCAGTTGTGGAAGGACAACGAAACAGGCTAGGTGAATTCAAGGAACGAAAACCGAAGCAGTCGATATATACTTACCCGGTTCCTGATTGTGTGTGTCAACAACTTTAA
- the LOC139859986 gene encoding uncharacterized protein has translation MVWFSQCILRHAFVVWLLMGERLKTQDRLKSWEVHHGSSLLCPLCNSVQDSHEHLFFACSYSAQVWSLILNHIDFPIVTHGWKDFVLLVSPFASRNVARIVVIKLLFAAFVYYVWQERNRRFFKKGSCSPVQLY, from the coding sequence ATGGTGTGGTTTTCTCAATGCATTCTCCGTCATGCTTTTGTTGTATGGCTCCTCATGGGAGAAAGGTTGAAAACTCAAGACAGGCTTAAGTCGTGGGAGGTTCATCACGGATCTTCATTATTATGTCCTCTTTGTAATTCGGTGCAAGATTCTCATGAGCACCTTTTTTTCGCTTGTTCGTATTCGGCGCAGGTTTGGTCCTTAATTCTTAATCACATTGATTTTCCTATAGTCACGCATGGTTGGAAGGACTTTGTTCTTTTGGTCAGCCCTTTTGCTAGTAGGAATGTAGCACGTATTGTAGTTATAAAGCTTTTGTTTGCGGCTTTTGTCTACTATGTTTGGCAAGAAAGGAATCgacgtttcttcaagaaaggtagtTGTTCTCCGGTGCAGCTCTATTAA